The genomic region TATCGACACGGTGTTCCCGTACGTCGTCTCAGACATCTCCAAACAGAAGATTGAGCGAATCGATACGCTCCGGAACTTCTGGCAGGACTCGTGGCACCCATCAAACGAGATCGCGTATCCAACGCTCATCTTCACCAGTAACGACTCTCGGCCAAACGATTGGTTCCGAAACCGTGCGAAGATGCTTCATTTCGACGTTGCGTTCCCTTCGAACCCCGAAGACGAGGGGTTCTACAAAGCGCAAGAAGATCTCAATACAATCCTCGACGCTCGCAACCCCATCTTCTCGTACGTGTCACGGCGCATCTTGAGGGATGAGCGGTATCTCGATGCCGGTGGAACTGTCGACGACGTTCGCCAGGTGTTTCTCGAGTTTTACGAGCGTGCTGACCGTGAGGTCCCAAAATTCTTCCCGAAAGAGCCGGCGAACCGGAGATACAACATTGGCAAGCGCAAGTGGAAGCAAGCCTACGAGCGCGGTGACGTAACATTCGATCGGCGCGAAAATCGACTTATTGCTGAATTCGATCTCGAGCCACACGAGCTCTACAGTTATCGCAAGACCCTCCCGACGAAGATGCGGCCCGAAAAGAGCGGTCGGAGCATCATCATCAAGAACCCAGACGGCTTCGAAGAGTGGATTGAGCTTGCTGAGTTGGGAGGAAGCAACGAACAAGCGGGAAGTGAAGGATTTCTGAGCCGCCTATGGGGCTAGATCATTGACGTCAGCTAGATCAAGCGGGTCCGGTTGTAGCACAACTATATGGCTATAATTTGATTTAGAGTGGTCTTCCATCCATCTTATCCAAATTTGTTTATAAGCCGTATGACTAAGCTGCGGCAGAAACTAACTTATTCAAATTGACCTCCTCCCACCCCTGAAGGGGTGGGATTCCCGAGCGTTGGGATATTACGGTTTGCAGTCTCCCTGTTCTCTCGGTGTGAACCGTCCGCTCTCGCGGTCGAACAGGAAGACTCCGGGCTGGGCCAAACAGCCGTTACTCATATCCCCCGTCGGGGGACTCTGAGTTATCTTGCGACGAATATTCACCGCACCGTTCACGTCCGCGTTCATCGCCGTCTCGCACGACGAACAGACGTACAACCCGCGCTCCACCCGGTTCGCATCTCGAATCTGCCCGCAACACGAACACGTCTTCGAGGTGTTCTCCTCGTCCACACGGTCAACGAGAATCCCGTGTTCTTCCGCCTTGTATTCCAGCAGGGTCGTGAACCGGTCGAACTCCCACCCGTGTAACTTCTTGTTCCCCGACGTACCCCAGTTCCGCGAGCCGCCGTTCTCGGCCTTGCGGATGTCGCTGAGGTCGCCAACCGCTATCTTCCCCACACCTTCTTCGACACACCGATGGATGATGTGCTTGCTGAGGGTGTGAAGGAAGTGGTCTTTGCGCCGGGAGAGTTTCTGTTGAGCCTTTCGCGCTCGCTTCGACGGGCCGTTCTCACCTTCTGTCTGGTACTCCTCACGGGTGAAGTAGTGCTTGTCCTCTTTCAGCACGTTCCCCGGATACAACTCGCTCGACCCGTCCTCGTAGTTGATGGCGAGGTAGTTGCTGATGCCAAGGTCGATACCCGCCGTCTTGTCGCCCGGCGCGTCTTCGACGGGAATCTCTTTTTTACAGACGAGGTGGAGTTCCCACTCGTCGCCATTCCAGACGGCACGCACCTGCTGGATGTTCTCGACCCGTACGTCAGGTCGAGTTTCGTACTCGGCGAGGATGAAGTCAGACCGTGACTCTTTCAGGTTCCACCCTTTCGAGAGGCGGACACGGTTGTGTTTGGCGTCGTGTGTGATGCCTTTCTGCTTCCACGTCACGGTGGAACGCGGGTGTCGGTCGCCGCGTTTCCGGTAGCCCGGCGGATTGTTGCCGTCGTCGGAGTTGTACCAGCCGGTGAACGCCTCAGCAAGTTCTTCGAGAACTCGCTGACTTGACTGCGAATGTAGGTCACTGTAGCGTTCGTGGTCTTTCAACACCGACTTCAACTCGGCTTCGTCAGGTATTTCGCCGTCGTCATCCCACCGTTGTTGGATGTAGTAGCGGCCGACGTTCCACAGTTTCGACGCGGAGAACCCGCACTGATCGAAATCGTCACGAACCTGTTGGTGGTTCGTGATGCGTGCGACGTAGGTGCGGGTCGTCTCCAGCATCGACTGTGGTTATAACTAGTTATGAGTAAGAGCATATTAACGACTGTGTTTGGCGTGGAATATCCGGCCGACTGTTCGAGGGTGGTAAGTCACCCAGTTGTCGGCTTCATCCCACGGCTAAAGCCGTGGGTTTTCGCCTCGCACCTTCTATAAGAACAGAGGATTTGCCACCAGATGCCCCGGGGCACTATCAACAGTCGCATCCTCCCCCCTACTATATTCCAGAGAAATTGCCTCTCTCGTCGCCGATCGAGAACGACAAGGATCTCGCGGCGACGAATCAGTGACCCGGCGCTACGGAACTTTGTCCACGATATTGCGCAGGTCATCTTGGCTGGACCAGGCGAAGCATCGGTTGTGGAGTTCGAAGAGGCGGAATTCGTTGAGGTGAACCCAACTGTATGAGACAGGTGCTTGTTCGTCATCCTCTCGTTCCTCTAATCGGTCAATAACATCGGACTTCGTGAGTCTGATGTCGTTCTTATTGGCTGCGGCGAGGAGTGAGTCAAGCTCTTTTTCGGCGGTGGCCTGGTCGAGGTCGTCGTTGAAGTAAATGGTCGCGGCAGCTGCGATGACATCTGCCTCTGTATCGAGGTTCTGGTCAGTCATCCACGTGTAGTCTCGTGGGAGGACGTACGATTTGTCGAAGTATGGTGTCGTGCTGATTTTCCCGAGTTCGGTGACTTCACCGCCAGCATCCTGTTCGTACACGGCGACGATGGTATCAGCGTGCGCGGCGAGGAGGGTGAAACGGATGCGGAAGACTGGGAGCCGATCGATATCCAACTCGGGGAGATCAGCCATCAGGAAGGGGTATGTGCCGATTCGCTTGTCCAATTCGTTCTGGACGATGCGAAGGCGTCGAAGGTACGGGTCACGGTAGCTGCCAAGAATGAAATACGAGTCT from Halorubrum salinarum harbors:
- a CDS encoding RNA-guided endonuclease InsQ/TnpB family protein, translating into MLETTRTYVARITNHQQVRDDFDQCGFSASKLWNVGRYYIQQRWDDDGEIPDEAELKSVLKDHERYSDLHSQSSQRVLEELAEAFTGWYNSDDGNNPPGYRKRGDRHPRSTVTWKQKGITHDAKHNRVRLSKGWNLKESRSDFILAEYETRPDVRVENIQQVRAVWNGDEWELHLVCKKEIPVEDAPGDKTAGIDLGISNYLAINYEDGSSELYPGNVLKEDKHYFTREEYQTEGENGPSKRARKAQQKLSRRKDHFLHTLSKHIIHRCVEEGVGKIAVGDLSDIRKAENGGSRNWGTSGNKKLHGWEFDRFTTLLEYKAEEHGILVDRVDEENTSKTCSCCGQIRDANRVERGLYVCSSCETAMNADVNGAVNIRRKITQSPPTGDMSNGCLAQPGVFLFDRESGRFTPREQGDCKP